GGTGTAATTTCACAGTACTCATCTTCATTAATAAACTCAATGGATTCTTCAAGCGTTAAAATACGTGGTTTTCTGATAGTCGAAGTTTGGTCTTTTGTAGCCGAACGAACGTTGGTCATTTGTTTTGCTTTGACGATATTCACAGACAGATCATTTTCCCGTGAATTTTCGCCTACAATCATTCCTTCATAAACTTCAGTATTAGGTTCTACAAAAATTGTGCCCCGATCTTCAAGATTCATAATGGAATAAGCAGTAGCTTTACCAGAATCGATAGAAACTAACGCTCCATGATTTCTACCAGCAAGTTGTACTTTCAACATAGGCAAATATTGGTCAAAAGTATGATGCATAATACCATAACCATGTGTCATGGATAAAAATTCATTGTTATAACCAATTAATCCACGTGATGGTACTTGGAAAATAAGACGGACTTGTCCATTACCGCTATTAACCATATCTTGCATTTCACCTTTGCGTAATCCCAAAGATTCAATGACTGACCCCATATATTCTTCTGGAGTATCAATTTGTACACTTTCAAATGGTTCACATTTTACACCATCAATTTCTCTTTCAATAACTTCTGGACGAGAAACTTGAAGTTCGTAACCTTCCCGGCGTAAGTTTTCAATTAAAATAGATAAGTGAAGCTCCCCACGTCCAGACACTGTCCAAGATTCTGGTGTCAAAGGTTCCACTCTTAATGAAACATCAGTTTGTAGTTCCATCATCAAACGTTCTTCAAGCTTACGCGCCGTTATATGTTTTCCTTCTTGTCCAGCAAATGGTGAATTATTTACTAAAAACGTCATTTGTAGCGTTGGTTCATCAATACGCAAGATTGGTAGAGCATCTTGGTGATCAAATGGCGTAACTGTTTCACCAACAAAGATATCGCCCATTCCAGCTACTGCAATTAAATCTCCAGCTTTAGCTTCTTGGATTTCTTGACGTTGCAAACCAAAATAACCAAATAATTGGCTTACGCGGAATTTTTTCACCGTTCCGTCTAGTTTTATCAAAGCTACCTGGTCGCCAACTTTGATCTTTCCGCGGAAAACACGACCAATTCCAATACGACCTACATAATCATTATAATCTAGTAATGAAACTTGGAATTGCAAAGGTTCGTCGCTATTGTCGACAGGTTCTGGAATATGATCAATAATTGTATCAAACACCGGTGCCATTGTCGGTTTTTGTTCACTAGGGTCTTCTGAAAGGCTAGAAGTTCCATTAATTGCTGAAGAATAGATCACTGGAAAGTCTAGTTGGTTATCATCGGCGCCTAGTTCAATAAATAGTTCTAATACTTGGTCAACAACAAACTGTGGACGAGCTGCTGGCTTATCAATTTTGTTCACAACAACAATTGGAGTCACATTTTGATCAAGTGCTTTTTTCAATACAAAGCGAGTTTGTGGCATCGTTCCTTCATAAGCATCTACTAGTAAAACTACACCATCGACCATTTTCATGATACGCTCAACTTCACCGCCGAAGTCCGCGTGTCCCGGCGTATCTAAAATGTTAATCCGTGTATTACGGTATTGTACAGCAGTGTTTTTAGACAAGATCGTAATGCCACGTTCTTTTTCTAAATCATTAGTGTCCATGGCTCTTTCTTGTAGATCCGTTCTGCCTTCTAATGTTTCAGATTGCTTTAATAATTCATCAACTAATGTTGTTTTTCCGTGGTCAACGTGGGCAATAATTGCTACGTTGCGAATTGTATCTCTATATTTCAATATTCATTTGCTCCTTTAAAATTCAACCTAATTATCAACTGTCTGTCTCCAAAAAGACGACCATATAATCCTTTTTGTTCTAATAAACGTTACGTCACTCACCAGATAATTATAACAAAAATTCTTTCTGAAAACTAGTGAAAAGGTTTCAAATTTGTAAATTTCCCACAAAAATTTAACATCTTAGTTTTGGGCCTGTCCAACTAATTGCATCATTTCTTTGTAAGCTGTAGGTGTTGCTGCTATAAAGCGTTCTCTTCCATTAAATTTCAAAGGGCCGCCTTCAATGTTTGAAAATTTCATATTTAAAGCATCTAACATAACACTACCAGCAGCATAGTCCCAGGGCGCCAAACTGGAAACATAAGCATTTCGTTTTCCTCGAATTAAGCTAATCAATTCAAGTCCTGCACACCCAGACATACGTACGCCCATAGAACGTTCTGCCATTAATTGTGCATTATAACTATTTTTTCTATACATGCTAGAATTCATTCCAACTAATCCTTCAGCTAAATTTAAATCCGCAGGAACGGGTAAGTTCTCTTCGTTAATAAAAACGCCAACTTCTGGGCCACCCCACAAAAGCGTATCTTCCATAACATTATAGATAAACCCTAGTTTTCCTTTGTCTTCTTCATAAACAGCAATCATAATGCAGAAATTTTCTTGTTCTAATACAAAATTCAGCGTACCATCTATCGGATCTATAATAAACACACGTCCAGAAAAATCGGTAAGCTGATCTCTCCCATTTTCTTCACCCAAAATTTTAGCTTCTGGGTCGAAATCATGCATTTGTTCGATTAAAAAATCTTGTACTTGTTTATCTACATTTGTGACTAAATCCTTACGGTCCTCTTTAGTATCAACGGTCATATCGTTTTTTGCAATTTCTTTTTTTATTATTTCCGCTGCTTCTTGGATCCAATTTTTTATTTCATTGATCATAATTTGCATTTCATTCATCCTTTCATTTTTAATTTTTGATCAGGATGGGCTTTTGCTTGTTGCACTGTTTTATACAATGAATAACCGGAAAGTTTTTCAAATTCCCGGCCTAATTTTCGTTCCTCTCCAATGCTTTGAACTACTGTCTTGAACCCTTGGTAGGCTTCGAGAAACTTTTCAGCAGAAATCCCTTTTTCATAGCTATCTTCTAATGCTTGCCATAAGTTAACGACCAAAATAATTTCTTCTTTTGTCCATTCCATATCTAATGGATATTGATAATCTTGCATAAACTCACCTGTTTTCTTTTTCTCATAGCTCTAGTGTACCAATATCTAGAAAAATGAACAACTATTGCGAAAGAAGCTACTAAAAATATTCATACCATTTCAATCTATTAGACCTATGTCCTGAAAGTATTGTCAGGACATGAAATGAACAGACTTATGTTCTGAAAGTAATTACAGGACATAAGTTAATGAAAGTTATGTCCTGAAAAGCAGTTTTGCAACATAAGTATAGGAAATCTATGTTCTGAATGTGAGTTCAGGACATGAATTCAGCGGACTTATGTCCTGAAACTCCTTTTAAGACATAACTCTCTTTGATCTATGTACTGAAAATTTACTCAGGCCATAAGTCCCTAGATAAAGTGCTACACAATAAACGTGTCCAAAATAAAAAACCTATGGATCTATTTCTTTAGATCCATAGGCAATTAAATTATTTAAGCGTGAATTGGTAGTCCAAGAGCTAACTCGGAAGCATCCATTGTAATTTCGCCTAAAGAAGGGTGTGGGTGAATCGTTAATGCAATGTCTTCTGCATTCATTCCTGATTCAATCGCTAGCGCTAACTCTGAAACCATATCAGATGCACCAACGCCACCGATTTGTGCTCCTACAACAACGTCATCTTCAACAGTAGTTACAAGACGCATAAATCCTTCTGTTTTGTTTAAAGATAATGCACGGCCATTGCCGGCAAAAGGAAACTTATAAGCTTTGGCATCTAATCCAGCTTCTTTAGCTTCGTTAATAGTCATACCAACTGTTACAATTTCGGGATCAGTAAAAGCAACTGACGGCATTGCTTTATAATCTACAGCAACTTTTTCCCCTGAAATAGCTTCAGCAGCAATTTTTGCTTCATAACTTGCTTTATGAGCTAAAGCAGCGCCTGGTACAACATCGCCAATAGCAAAAATGCTTTTAACATTTGTACGACCTTGGTTATCTACAGGTAATAACCCATGATCTCCAATTTTTACGCCAGCTTGTTCTAATCCCATTTCGTCTGTATTCGGACGACGTCCAACAGTTACCATTACATAATCTGCTGTTATGGATTCTTGTTTCCCATCAGCTTCATAGTTAATAGTTACACTGTCACCATTATCAACGGCTTCTTTAGCCATTGCACTTGTAATGATGTTGACGTCTCTTTTCTTGAAGTCATTTTCAACAAGCTTAACCAAATCTTTTTCATAAGTAGGTAAAATTTGTGGGGTCCCTTCAAGGATAGTTACGTCAGCGCCTAGGTTAGCGTACGCGCTACCTAATTCTGCGCCGATAACGCCGCCACCGATAATAACTAATTTTTCTGGCACTTGTTCTAATGCTAGGCCGCCTGTGGAATCTATAACGCGACCACCAAATTTAAAACCTGGGATTTCAATAGGACGAGAACCTGTAGCCACAATAGCATGGTTAAATGTATACGTTTGGGCTGAATCAGGATGAATCACGCGCAAACTATTCTCATCAACAAAGAAAGCTTCCCCTTCGATAACATCTACTTTATTTTTCTTAAGAAGGCCTTTTACACCAGAGGTTAATTTGTTAACGACTTGGTTTTCTTTCCATTCTTGTGTTTTAGTAAAATCTAAAGTAGCGTTTTCTGTTTTTATACCAAAAGCTTCAGAATCTTTAGCATCTTGATAGTGATGCCCTGCAGCAATTAGTGCCTTAGAAGGAATACATCCTACATTTAGACAAACACCACCAATGTTTTCTCTTTCAATAATGGCAACTTTTTGGCCTTTTTGGCTGGCACGGATGGCAGCTACATAGCCACCAGGTCCGGAACCAACTACTACTGTATCTAATTCTATGGCAAAATCTCCAACGACCATTTATTTATCATCCTTCCATTAATAGTAACTCTGGATCATTGAGCAAGCGTTTGATGTTATTCATTGCTGTTTGGGCAGTAGCTCCATCTACAATACGATGGTCAAAACTCAATGATAACTTCATCATACGACCTACTACAATTTCACCTTCGTCATTTACGATAGGTTCTTGTTTGATCGTACCTACACCTAAAATAGCCACTTCAGGGTAGTTAATGACTGGAGTAAACCAAGTACCACCTACAGATCCGATGTTACTAATAGTAACTGAGCCATCGCGCATGTCTTGACCTGACAATTTACCTTCGTGGGCAAGACCAGCTTTTTCGTTGATTTCATCAGCGATAGCAAACATTCCTTTACGATCAGCTTCTTTGATATTTGGTACATACAAACCATGGTCTGTATCTGTTGCAATCCCAATATTGTAATAATGTTTATATACAATTTCTTGCGACGCATCATCGATAGAAGCATTCAAAACAGGGAATTTCTTCACTGTAGCAGTTAAGGCTTTAACTACATATGGTAAAAATGTTAATTTTGTGCCGTTTTCTTGGGCAACGGATTTAAATCTCTTACGTTGATCCCAAAGTTTTGTTACTTCAACTTCATCATGCAAAGTAACATGTGGTGCTGTATCCTTGCTATTTCTCATTGATTTTGCAATAGCTTTACGCGTTGCCGTTATTTTTTCGCGTGTTTCTAGGTCAGATAAGCTAGAAGCAAATGGTTTTGCTGGCGCAGCTTTTTCTTCTGGTTGAGCTGCTGCAGCTTTTTCACCAGTTTCTTGAGTTTGAGTTGCCGTTTCTTTAGAACCACCAGAAATGAAGCTTTCAATATCTTCTTTAGTTACACGTCCACCTTTACCAGTTGCTGAAACTTGTGTAATGTCTACATCATTTTTACGAGCAAATTGACGAACAGATGGCATAGCTAGTACGCGCTTATTAGGATCAGCGGCTGTTACTACACCTGCAGAACCAGTTGTATCGGTGCTAACTTCTTCTTGACTTTCTTCCTCAGCTACTGGTGAGCTTGGTTTAGAGCTGTTGTGACCAGGTGCATCGATTTCTACTAGCGTATCACCTACATTAGCTACTGAACCTTCATCAACTAAAATATTTTTGATTGTTCCAGTTACTGGTGATGGGATTTCTTCGACTGATTTGTCATTTTGGACTTCAAGTAAAGTGTCGTCTTCATTAATTGAATCGCCTGCTTTTACCATCCATTTAGCAATTTCGCCTTCTGCAATTCCTTCACCAATGTCAGGTAACTTAAATTCATAGTAACCTTCTTCATCAGAACCAGCCGATGTTGATGATTCTTCTGAAGAACTGCTTTCAGATGAAGAGTCATCTTCATAACCTTCAGCATCGATTTCTACTAATGTATCTCCGACCGCTGCAGTAGTTCCTTCATCAACTAAAATATTTTTGATTGTTCCAGTTACTGGTGAAGGAATTTCTTCAACTGATTTGTCATTTTGGACTTCAAGTAAGGTGTCGTCTTCATTGATTGTATCCCCTGGTTTTACCATCCATTTGACAATCTCACCTTCTGCAATTCCTTCGCCGATATCTGGTAATTTAAATTGAAATGCCATTTTGATATCCCCTTTATTTAAAGTTCCACACGTTTTAAGAGATAAGAGTAAAGCCAATCTTCCTCTTATCTCTTAAATTGTACTCATTTTCTTTTTCTATTAGAAATTTACGATTTCTCTAGCTTTTTCTTCAACATCTGTTGCATTTGGTAGCCAAATTCCTTCTGCTTGACCAAATGGGAAAACAGTATCTGGTGCAGAAACACGTCCAATAGGTGCTTCTAATGAAAGAATCGCTTTTTCAGCAATATCAGAAGAAATCTTAGCAGCCACTCCTGCTTGTTTTTGCGCTTCTTGGACCACAATAACGCGGTTCGTTTTTTCAACTGAGGCAATAATTGTTTCCATGTCTACTGGAGAAACAGTACGTAAGTCGATAATTTCTGCACTAATATTGTCTTTTTCCAAATTTTCAGCTGCTTTTAAAGATTCACGAACCATTGCACCATAAGTCACAATAGTAATGTCGTTACCTTCTCTAGCAATTCCTGCTTTATCTAATGGAACTTCATATTCACCATCAGGAACTTCTTCACGGAATGAACGATAAAGTTTCATATGTTCTAAATAAACCACTGGATCGTTACTTCTAATAGAAGAGATCAATAGCCCTTTTGCATCGTAAGGGTTTGATGGGATAACCACACGGATACCTGGTGCTTGTGCAATCATACCTTCTAAATTATCAGAGTGTAATTCTGGCGTATGCACACCGCCACCAAATGGAGCGCGTAGCGTAATTGGTAAATTACGTGTACCTCCCATGCGATAACGAGTACGTGCGATTTGGCCCACAATTTCATCCATTGCTTCAAATACAAAGCCGAAGAATTGAATTTCAGGCACAGCTCGGTAGCCTTCTAAAGCTAACCCAAAAGATAATCCCATAATTCCGGATTCAGCTAATGGAGTATCAAAAACTTGTTCTTCGCCGAATTTATCTTGCAAATCAGCAGTCGCACGGAATACCCCACCGTTTAATCCAACGTCTTCACCAAACACTAAGACATCTTTGTCTTTTTCCAATTCAACAGCTAAGGCATCAGTGATTGCTTGAATCATTGTTTTTTGTGCCATGATTATTTCGACTCCTTCGCTTCGTAAAATTTAATTTGTTCTTGAATGTTTTGTGGCTGTTCTTTAAACATATTCTTCAAGAAATCCGTTACTTTTTGTTTTGGAACTTTGTCCGCTTCAGCAATGGCATCTTTAATTTCTTGACGGGCGTTTTCCATAATCTCTTCTTCTTTTTCTTCTGACCATAATCCTTTATTTTCCAAATAGTTACGGAAACGGATCAATGGATCTTTCTTTTGCCATTCGTCATCTAGTT
This region of Tetragenococcus osmophilus genomic DNA includes:
- the lpdA gene encoding dihydrolipoyl dehydrogenase, which encodes MVVGDFAIELDTVVVGSGPGGYVAAIRASQKGQKVAIIERENIGGVCLNVGCIPSKALIAAGHHYQDAKDSEAFGIKTENATLDFTKTQEWKENQVVNKLTSGVKGLLKKNKVDVIEGEAFFVDENSLRVIHPDSAQTYTFNHAIVATGSRPIEIPGFKFGGRVIDSTGGLALEQVPEKLVIIGGGVIGAELGSAYANLGADVTILEGTPQILPTYEKDLVKLVENDFKKRDVNIITSAMAKEAVDNGDSVTINYEADGKQESITADYVMVTVGRRPNTDEMGLEQAGVKIGDHGLLPVDNQGRTNVKSIFAIGDVVPGAALAHKASYEAKIAAEAISGEKVAVDYKAMPSVAFTDPEIVTVGMTINEAKEAGLDAKAYKFPFAGNGRALSLNKTEGFMRLVTTVEDDVVVGAQIGGVGASDMVSELALAIESGMNAEDIALTIHPHPSLGEITMDASELALGLPIHA
- a CDS encoding UPF0223 family protein, with the protein product MQDYQYPLDMEWTKEEIILVVNLWQALEDSYEKGISAEKFLEAYQGFKTVVQSIGEERKLGREFEKLSGYSLYKTVQQAKAHPDQKLKMKG
- the typA gene encoding translational GTPase TypA, which encodes MKYRDTIRNVAIIAHVDHGKTTLVDELLKQSETLEGRTDLQERAMDTNDLEKERGITILSKNTAVQYRNTRINILDTPGHADFGGEVERIMKMVDGVVLLVDAYEGTMPQTRFVLKKALDQNVTPIVVVNKIDKPAARPQFVVDQVLELFIELGADDNQLDFPVIYSSAINGTSSLSEDPSEQKPTMAPVFDTIIDHIPEPVDNSDEPLQFQVSLLDYNDYVGRIGIGRVFRGKIKVGDQVALIKLDGTVKKFRVSQLFGYFGLQRQEIQEAKAGDLIAVAGMGDIFVGETVTPFDHQDALPILRIDEPTLQMTFLVNNSPFAGQEGKHITARKLEERLMMELQTDVSLRVEPLTPESWTVSGRGELHLSILIENLRREGYELQVSRPEVIEREIDGVKCEPFESVQIDTPEEYMGSVIESLGLRKGEMQDMVNSGNGQVRLIFQVPSRGLIGYNNEFLSMTHGYGIMHHTFDQYLPMLKVQLAGRNHGALVSIDSGKATAYSIMNLEDRGTIFVEPNTEVYEGMIVGENSRENDLSVNIVKAKQMTNVRSATKDQTSTIRKPRILTLEESIEFINEDEYCEITPESVRLRKQILNTNERGKAAKKQKKSN
- a CDS encoding inositol monophosphatase family protein yields the protein MQIMINEIKNWIQEAAEIIKKEIAKNDMTVDTKEDRKDLVTNVDKQVQDFLIEQMHDFDPEAKILGEENGRDQLTDFSGRVFIIDPIDGTLNFVLEQENFCIMIAVYEEDKGKLGFIYNVMEDTLLWGGPEVGVFINEENLPVPADLNLAEGLVGMNSSMYRKNSYNAQLMAERSMGVRMSGCAGLELISLIRGKRNAYVSSLAPWDYAAGSVMLDALNMKFSNIEGGPLKFNGRERFIAATPTAYKEMMQLVGQAQN
- a CDS encoding dihydrolipoyllysine-residue acetyltransferase; this encodes MAFQFKLPDIGEGIAEGEIVKWMVKPGDTINEDDTLLEVQNDKSVEEIPSPVTGTIKNILVDEGTTAAVGDTLVEIDAEGYEDDSSSESSSSEESSTSAGSDEEGYYEFKLPDIGEGIAEGEIAKWMVKAGDSINEDDTLLEVQNDKSVEEIPSPVTGTIKNILVDEGSVANVGDTLVEIDAPGHNSSKPSSPVAEEESQEEVSTDTTGSAGVVTAADPNKRVLAMPSVRQFARKNDVDITQVSATGKGGRVTKEDIESFISGGSKETATQTQETGEKAAAAQPEEKAAPAKPFASSLSDLETREKITATRKAIAKSMRNSKDTAPHVTLHDEVEVTKLWDQRKRFKSVAQENGTKLTFLPYVVKALTATVKKFPVLNASIDDASQEIVYKHYYNIGIATDTDHGLYVPNIKEADRKGMFAIADEINEKAGLAHEGKLSGQDMRDGSVTISNIGSVGGTWFTPVINYPEVAILGVGTIKQEPIVNDEGEIVVGRMMKLSLSFDHRIVDGATAQTAMNNIKRLLNDPELLLMEG
- a CDS encoding alpha-ketoacid dehydrogenase subunit beta, with the protein product MAQKTMIQAITDALAVELEKDKDVLVFGEDVGLNGGVFRATADLQDKFGEEQVFDTPLAESGIMGLSFGLALEGYRAVPEIQFFGFVFEAMDEIVGQIARTRYRMGGTRNLPITLRAPFGGGVHTPELHSDNLEGMIAQAPGIRVVIPSNPYDAKGLLISSIRSNDPVVYLEHMKLYRSFREEVPDGEYEVPLDKAGIAREGNDITIVTYGAMVRESLKAAENLEKDNISAEIIDLRTVSPVDMETIIASVEKTNRVIVVQEAQKQAGVAAKISSDIAEKAILSLEAPIGRVSAPDTVFPFGQAEGIWLPNATDVEEKAREIVNF